In Microbacterium lushaniae, the following are encoded in one genomic region:
- a CDS encoding MMPL family transporter, translated as MSASPRTSLRPPRWLRVFLPAVLILLWLAGAAIGGPYFGKVEEVATNDQSSFLPESADATQVNERLADFLGEGSIPAVVVVEGDGELTEDQLADLQTLADDLAAVEGVQDEISPPIVSEDGVAAQVFVPIDSEGEVRETVVELREVVSADLPEGLDGWVTGPAGFTADLAEGFLGIDGLLLIVALAAVFVILVIVYRSPLLPILVLMTSVFALCVALLLVWWLAKAEIFVLNGQVQGILFILVIGAATDYALLYVARFREAVADGQGRWDAVVRAWRGAWEPILASGGTVIAGLLCLLLSDLASNRALGPIASIGIAFAMLSALTFLPALLAVVGRAAFWPFIPKEPAAQVSDDLSQPVRGLWARLARFVSRHARPVWIISTVVLLAGCVGVTQLKAEGVPASDFVLGYSESRDGQTVLADHFAAGTGSPTYVLVSEDDAPDALAELEDADGVDSVSLIVEDSPTGQAPVVLEDGELAVTAFGPPGTPAPEPTVSDGELLFAVTLSDAADSDAAEQTIRDLRAGFDGEFGEGVVLVGGETAIDVDTNDTSIRDRTVIIPVILVVVLIILMLLLRSILAPVLLILSTVLSFGTALGVSALVFNYVFGFPGADPAVPLYGFVFLVALGIDYNIFLMSRVREESLQHGTRSGIRRGLVSTGGVITSAGLVLAATFAALGVIPILFLAQIAFIVAFGVLLDTFVVRSLLVPALGIDIGRAIWWPSKRLWREGPETREPAAVGASATPSERSVEAEPGSAGAKPATRRSLRRR; from the coding sequence ATGTCTGCGTCGCCTCGCACCTCTCTCCGCCCTCCCCGCTGGCTCCGTGTCTTCCTCCCCGCGGTGCTCATCCTGCTGTGGCTCGCCGGAGCGGCGATCGGTGGACCGTACTTCGGCAAGGTGGAAGAGGTCGCCACCAACGACCAGTCGTCGTTCCTGCCCGAGTCCGCCGACGCGACGCAGGTCAACGAGCGCCTCGCCGACTTCCTCGGTGAGGGGAGCATCCCCGCCGTGGTCGTCGTGGAGGGCGACGGAGAGCTGACCGAAGACCAGCTGGCCGACCTGCAGACCCTCGCCGACGACCTGGCGGCCGTCGAGGGCGTACAGGATGAGATCTCCCCGCCGATCGTGAGCGAAGACGGCGTGGCGGCGCAGGTCTTCGTGCCGATCGACAGCGAAGGCGAGGTGCGCGAGACCGTCGTCGAGCTGCGTGAGGTGGTCTCCGCCGACCTCCCTGAGGGGCTCGACGGGTGGGTGACCGGTCCGGCGGGGTTCACCGCCGACCTCGCCGAGGGCTTCCTCGGCATCGACGGACTGCTCTTGATCGTCGCCCTCGCCGCGGTCTTCGTCATCCTGGTCATCGTCTACCGGTCGCCGCTGCTGCCGATCCTCGTGCTCATGACCTCGGTGTTCGCACTGTGCGTGGCCCTGCTGCTGGTGTGGTGGCTCGCCAAGGCCGAGATCTTCGTGCTCAACGGGCAAGTGCAGGGGATCCTCTTCATCCTCGTGATCGGAGCCGCGACCGACTACGCCCTGTTGTACGTCGCCCGGTTCCGCGAAGCGGTCGCGGACGGGCAGGGGCGGTGGGATGCCGTGGTGCGCGCGTGGCGCGGCGCGTGGGAGCCGATCCTGGCCTCCGGCGGAACGGTCATCGCGGGACTGCTCTGCCTGCTGCTGTCAGACCTCGCCAGCAACCGCGCGCTCGGCCCGATCGCCTCCATCGGCATCGCCTTCGCGATGCTGTCGGCGCTGACGTTCCTGCCCGCGCTCCTGGCCGTTGTCGGCCGGGCCGCATTCTGGCCCTTCATCCCGAAGGAGCCGGCCGCACAGGTCTCCGACGATCTGTCCCAGCCCGTCCGGGGCCTCTGGGCGCGGCTGGCGCGCTTCGTCAGCCGCCACGCCCGTCCGGTGTGGATCATCAGCACCGTCGTGCTCCTCGCCGGCTGCGTCGGCGTGACCCAGCTGAAGGCCGAGGGTGTGCCGGCCAGCGACTTCGTGCTGGGGTACTCGGAGTCCCGCGACGGCCAGACCGTGCTCGCCGACCACTTCGCTGCGGGGACGGGCAGCCCGACCTACGTCCTCGTCAGCGAGGACGACGCGCCCGACGCCCTCGCGGAGCTGGAAGACGCCGACGGCGTGGACAGTGTCTCGCTCATCGTCGAGGACTCCCCCACCGGTCAGGCCCCCGTCGTGCTGGAGGATGGCGAGCTCGCGGTGACGGCCTTCGGCCCTCCGGGCACCCCCGCTCCCGAGCCGACGGTGTCCGATGGCGAGCTGCTGTTCGCCGTGACGCTGTCGGATGCGGCGGATTCGGATGCCGCCGAGCAGACCATCCGCGACCTGCGCGCCGGGTTCGACGGGGAGTTCGGTGAGGGCGTCGTGCTCGTCGGCGGAGAGACGGCGATCGACGTCGACACCAACGACACGTCGATCCGCGACCGGACCGTGATCATCCCCGTGATCCTCGTGGTCGTCCTGATCATCCTGATGCTGCTGCTGCGCTCGATCCTGGCGCCGGTGCTGCTGATCCTGAGCACCGTGCTGTCGTTCGGCACCGCCCTGGGTGTCAGTGCGCTGGTGTTCAACTACGTGTTCGGCTTCCCGGGCGCCGACCCGGCGGTTCCGCTTTACGGATTCGTCTTCCTCGTGGCGCTGGGCATCGACTACAACATCTTCCTGATGTCCCGCGTGCGGGAGGAGTCGCTGCAGCACGGAACACGCTCGGGCATCCGCCGGGGACTGGTGTCCACGGGCGGGGTGATCACCTCCGCCGGCCTGGTGCTGGCGGCCACCTTCGCCGCCCTGGGAGTCATCCCGATCCTGTTCCTGGCGCAGATCGCGTTCATCGTCGCGTTCGGCGTGCTGCTGGACACGTTCGTCGTGCGCTCGCTGCTCGTGCCGGCTCTCGGCATCGACATCGGCCGCGCTATCTGGTGGCCGTCCAAGCGCCTGTGGCGCGAGGGCCCCGAGACGCGCGAGCCGGCCGCTGTGGGCGCCTCGGCGACCCCCTCCGAGCGCAGCGTCGAAGCGGAACCCGGCTCGGCGGGAGCGAAGCCGGCCACGCGCCGCTCCCTGCGCCGTCGGTGA
- a CDS encoding MetQ/NlpA family ABC transporter substrate-binding protein, whose product MRSSRVSIVASALGAVLVLAGCASGGGDAAGDDTAPVTLQVAAVTSPMTDVVEAAADAIDDGYEIELVEVSDYVTANTILNDGDVYANFSQHVPYMESFNAGNDGTLVGVQPVYNFVIAFYSKTLTDIAELPAGATVAIPDDPSNTGRALKLLDAEGIITLDAAVDPYEATVADIADNPKDLEFLQVPISSLNAAYDEADLVFQWPSHIAALGLTPQDDGLLTELDDTFALNLVVREEDEGSEATAALTKAFTSDSVREVIESNATIEVAF is encoded by the coding sequence ATGAGATCGTCTCGAGTCAGCATCGTCGCATCCGCGCTGGGAGCGGTGCTGGTCCTCGCCGGCTGCGCCTCCGGCGGAGGGGATGCGGCGGGCGATGACACCGCCCCGGTCACGCTCCAGGTCGCGGCGGTCACCTCGCCGATGACGGATGTCGTGGAGGCGGCGGCGGATGCCATCGACGACGGGTACGAGATCGAGCTCGTCGAGGTCTCCGACTACGTCACCGCCAACACGATCCTCAACGACGGAGACGTGTACGCGAACTTCTCGCAGCACGTGCCCTACATGGAATCGTTCAACGCCGGCAACGACGGAACGCTCGTGGGCGTGCAGCCGGTGTACAACTTCGTCATCGCGTTCTACTCCAAGACGCTCACCGACATCGCCGAGCTCCCCGCCGGCGCCACGGTGGCGATCCCGGACGATCCGTCCAACACCGGACGCGCGCTCAAGCTCCTGGACGCCGAGGGGATCATCACGCTGGACGCTGCGGTCGACCCGTACGAGGCGACCGTGGCCGACATCGCCGACAACCCGAAGGACCTGGAGTTCCTGCAGGTGCCGATCAGCTCGCTCAACGCCGCCTACGACGAAGCCGACCTCGTCTTCCAGTGGCCCTCGCACATCGCAGCCCTCGGTCTCACCCCACAGGATGACGGCCTCCTCACCGAGCTCGACGACACCTTCGCGCTCAACCTGGTCGTCCGCGAAGAGGACGAAGGCTCGGAGGCGACCGCGGCGCTGACGAAGGCGTTCACCAGCGACTCCGTCCGCGAGGTGATCGAGTCCAACGCCACGATCGAGGTCGCGTTCTGA
- a CDS encoding alpha-amylase family protein, producing the protein MRITDTSDLWWKSAVIYCLDVETFRDSDGDGVGDLQGLASRIDYLSQLGVTCVWLMPFYPTPDRDDGYDVSDFYGVDSRLGTHGDLVEVIRTARDRGMRVIVDLVVNHTSDRHPWFQAAKRSTSSPYRDYYVWRSDPPPEGEKNPVFPGEADGLWEKDEKSGEWYLHSFYPHQPDLNIANPAVRDEIAKAIGFWLQLGITGFRVDAVPFFLEVPEGEEMGDPHDMLRDIRRFLQRRSSEAVLLGEVNLPYDQQVAYFGTGDGQELTMQFDFAGMQAFYLSLVRGDPAPLAAALSSRPALPVEAQWANFLRNHDELTLDQLSDDERQEVFEALAPDESQRVYGRGITKRLPTMLGGDPRRIRMAYSLLFTLRGTPVLFYGEEIGMGENAELDKRHAVRTPMQWSPDRNGGFSSAPPSRLVAAPPGDGYAPAHVNVADQLEDPDSLLHFFRNLTSRYRISPELGWGEFEVLEHDVPGILVHSLRADVGRMVAIHNFAATPATLAFALQDEPEGTVLVDLLAADRLPLGARGEVELEVSAYGYRWLRVSRPGDGRVT; encoded by the coding sequence GTGAGGATCACCGACACGAGCGACCTGTGGTGGAAGTCCGCCGTCATCTACTGCCTGGATGTGGAGACCTTCCGCGATTCCGACGGCGACGGGGTGGGCGACCTGCAGGGGCTCGCCTCCCGTATCGACTACCTCTCGCAGCTCGGAGTGACGTGCGTGTGGCTCATGCCCTTCTACCCGACGCCCGACCGCGACGACGGTTACGACGTCAGCGACTTCTACGGCGTCGACTCACGACTGGGGACGCACGGCGATCTGGTCGAAGTCATCCGCACCGCTCGCGACCGCGGGATGCGCGTGATCGTCGACCTCGTCGTGAACCACACCTCCGACCGCCACCCGTGGTTCCAGGCCGCCAAGCGCAGCACGTCCTCCCCCTACCGCGACTACTACGTGTGGCGCTCCGACCCGCCCCCCGAGGGAGAGAAGAACCCCGTGTTCCCGGGCGAGGCCGACGGGCTGTGGGAGAAGGACGAGAAGTCGGGCGAGTGGTACCTGCACAGCTTCTACCCGCACCAGCCCGACTTGAACATCGCGAACCCCGCCGTGCGCGACGAGATCGCCAAGGCGATCGGGTTCTGGCTGCAGCTGGGCATCACGGGCTTCCGCGTCGACGCGGTGCCGTTCTTCCTCGAGGTTCCCGAGGGCGAGGAGATGGGCGATCCGCATGACATGCTCCGCGACATCCGCCGCTTCCTGCAGCGACGCTCCAGCGAGGCCGTGCTGCTCGGGGAGGTGAACCTGCCCTACGACCAGCAGGTCGCCTACTTCGGAACCGGCGACGGGCAAGAGCTGACGATGCAGTTCGACTTCGCCGGCATGCAGGCGTTCTACCTCTCGCTCGTGCGCGGCGACCCGGCGCCGCTGGCGGCGGCGCTGTCGTCGCGGCCGGCGCTGCCCGTGGAGGCGCAGTGGGCGAACTTCCTGCGCAACCACGACGAGCTCACCCTCGACCAGCTGAGCGACGACGAGCGCCAGGAGGTGTTCGAGGCACTCGCGCCCGACGAAAGCCAGCGGGTCTACGGGCGCGGGATCACCAAGCGCCTGCCCACGATGCTCGGCGGCGATCCGCGGCGAATCCGCATGGCGTACAGCCTGCTGTTCACCCTCCGCGGCACCCCGGTGCTGTTCTACGGCGAGGAGATCGGCATGGGCGAGAACGCCGAACTCGACAAGCGCCACGCCGTGCGCACGCCGATGCAGTGGTCACCCGACCGCAACGGCGGGTTCTCCAGCGCCCCGCCATCCCGCCTGGTCGCCGCTCCGCCGGGCGACGGATACGCCCCGGCCCACGTCAACGTCGCCGACCAGCTGGAGGACCCCGATTCCCTGCTGCACTTCTTCCGCAACCTGACGAGCCGCTACCGCATCTCCCCTGAGCTGGGGTGGGGCGAGTTCGAGGTGCTGGAGCACGACGTTCCCGGCATCCTCGTGCACTCCCTGCGAGCCGACGTCGGCCGCATGGTCGCGATCCACAACTTCGCCGCCACTCCCGCCACGCTGGCGTTCGCCCTGCAGGATGAGCCGGAAGGCACGGTGCTCGTCGACCTGTTGGCGGCCGACCGCCTGCCGCTCGGAGCCCGCGGCGAGGTCGAGCTGGAGGTATCCGCGTACGGCTACCGCTGGCTGCGGGTGTCTCGGCCCGGCGACGGCCGGGTCACCTGA
- a CDS encoding MOSC domain-containing protein: MPAVTALYRYPVKGFTPERRDELIVQADGRVAGDRVLAFRFAAASEPEMRDGREYWPKDRGLSLMEFPSLARLRLEYDHVELRVRLSAGERVVADAGLDAAGRRELEEAVTSFLAETPDARRLAGDGILPLRLVGDGMISRFQDRPRGLVSLHGTASVAAVDAAVPAPVDDRRFRSNIVIDGTAPWEELDWAGHVRIGEVGFEVQRPIGRCAAIMANPDTGERDARLLRILTTDFDQAEPTLGILLLPLDGGGAVRVGDAITFDSTR; the protein is encoded by the coding sequence GTGCCCGCCGTCACCGCCCTCTACCGCTACCCGGTGAAAGGCTTCACGCCCGAGCGACGGGACGAGCTCATCGTGCAGGCCGACGGACGCGTCGCCGGTGACCGGGTGCTCGCCTTCCGCTTCGCCGCCGCATCCGAACCCGAGATGCGCGACGGGCGGGAGTACTGGCCGAAGGACCGCGGGCTCTCGCTCATGGAGTTCCCCTCCCTGGCCCGCCTGCGGCTGGAGTACGACCACGTCGAGTTGCGCGTGCGACTGTCGGCCGGTGAACGCGTGGTGGCCGACGCGGGTCTCGATGCGGCGGGGCGCCGCGAACTCGAGGAGGCGGTCACGTCCTTCCTCGCCGAAACGCCGGACGCGCGACGCCTCGCCGGCGACGGCATCCTGCCCCTCCGGCTCGTCGGCGACGGGATGATCTCGCGGTTCCAGGATCGCCCCCGCGGATTGGTGTCGCTGCACGGCACGGCGTCCGTGGCGGCAGTGGATGCGGCGGTGCCCGCGCCCGTCGATGACCGCCGGTTCCGCTCCAACATCGTGATCGACGGGACGGCCCCGTGGGAGGAGCTCGACTGGGCCGGGCACGTGCGGATCGGCGAGGTGGGGTTCGAGGTGCAGCGGCCCATCGGACGCTGCGCGGCCATCATGGCCAACCCCGACACCGGCGAGCGCGACGCGCGCCTCCTCCGCATCCTCACCACCGACTTCGACCAGGCGGAGCCCACCCTCGGGATCCTGCTGCTCCCCCTCGACGGCGGCGGTGCTGTCCGCGTCGGTGATGCGATCACCTTCGACAGCACACGGTGA
- a CDS encoding methionine ABC transporter permease: protein MNAVSELLSEYGGDMLEALGETGYMLLVSLLSAVLIGLPLGMVVFLTQRGGIAENRAVWSVANMYINIVRSFPFLLLVVFLIPFTRFVIGTSFGTQAATLPLCFVAVAIYARLVEQILREIPPGISRVAVAMGATVPRAVFRVLLPEARSGLVYALTSAAISLLSYSTVLGVVGGGGIGDFAMRYGYQEYNDVLMYITIVIIIACVLAIQAVGHRTSVRLDHR, encoded by the coding sequence GTGAACGCGGTGTCCGAACTCCTCTCCGAGTACGGCGGCGACATGCTGGAGGCCCTCGGCGAGACCGGCTACATGCTGCTGGTCTCTCTGCTGTCCGCCGTACTGATCGGGCTGCCGCTGGGGATGGTCGTCTTCCTCACCCAGCGCGGCGGAATCGCGGAGAACCGGGCGGTGTGGTCGGTGGCGAACATGTACATCAACATCGTCCGCTCCTTCCCCTTCCTCCTGCTGGTGGTCTTCCTCATCCCCTTCACCCGCTTCGTGATCGGGACGAGCTTCGGCACGCAGGCCGCGACCCTGCCGCTGTGCTTCGTGGCGGTGGCCATCTACGCGCGCCTGGTCGAGCAGATCCTCCGCGAGATCCCGCCGGGCATCTCGCGCGTCGCGGTGGCGATGGGCGCCACGGTGCCGCGGGCGGTGTTCCGCGTCCTGCTGCCGGAGGCGCGGTCGGGCCTCGTCTACGCCCTGACCTCCGCCGCGATCAGCCTGCTGTCCTACTCCACCGTCCTCGGCGTGGTCGGCGGCGGCGGGATCGGCGACTTCGCGATGCGGTACGGCTACCAGGAGTACAACGACGTCCTCATGTACATCACGATCGTCATCATCATCGCGTGCGTCCTCGCCATCCAGGCGGTCGGTCATCGCACCTCCGTGCGGCTGGATCATCGCTGA
- a CDS encoding isochorismatase family protein, translating to MSKALFLVDVQNDFTEGGALGVDGGDAVAERLSRFLAAHAGDYDIVVASRDWHDGDNDNGGHFSDHPDFVDSWPVHCVAGTAGAEYDDLLDTSAVTHHVRKGQGEPAYSLFEGVDSDGRTAGELLDEHGIRDIDVAGIATDYCVRASALDALAAGRHVRVFTDLVAGVHPDSSAAALAEIAGAGGELAEAGV from the coding sequence ATGAGCAAGGCGCTGTTCCTCGTCGACGTCCAGAACGATTTCACCGAAGGCGGCGCTCTCGGCGTCGACGGCGGGGATGCGGTGGCCGAGCGCCTGTCGCGATTCCTGGCCGCGCACGCCGGCGACTACGACATCGTGGTGGCCTCGCGTGACTGGCACGACGGGGACAACGACAACGGCGGGCACTTCTCCGACCACCCCGACTTCGTCGACTCCTGGCCGGTGCACTGCGTCGCCGGCACGGCAGGGGCGGAGTACGACGATCTGCTGGACACCTCCGCGGTGACCCACCATGTGCGCAAGGGGCAGGGGGAGCCCGCGTACTCACTGTTCGAAGGCGTGGATTCCGACGGCCGCACCGCCGGCGAACTGCTCGACGAACACGGCATCCGCGACATCGACGTGGCCGGCATCGCGACCGACTACTGCGTGCGCGCCTCGGCCCTCGACGCGCTCGCCGCAGGACGTCACGTCCGGGTGTTCACCGACCTGGTCGCCGGCGTGCACCCCGATTCCAGTGCTGCGGCGCTCGCGGAGATCGCCGGCGCCGGCGGGGAACTGGCGGAGGCAGGCGTCTGA
- a CDS encoding ester cyclase translates to MPATTDPHGNPTDNETVEPWQMREWFGDYLDACNRHDLEAIRSFVDPAVRRAHLPGGADAWVDDMADLFSAFPDWRWRRIQLIVEDDRVAAHLRGSGTHLGAFRGIAPTRRHANVAEFAMYRVAKGRITEFSGLTDLHELLGQLQG, encoded by the coding sequence GTGCCCGCCACCACCGACCCGCACGGCAATCCCACCGATAATGAAACGGTGGAGCCGTGGCAGATGCGCGAGTGGTTCGGCGACTACCTCGATGCCTGCAACCGGCACGACCTCGAGGCCATCCGCTCCTTCGTGGATCCGGCGGTGCGGCGTGCGCACCTTCCCGGCGGCGCTGACGCGTGGGTGGATGACATGGCCGACCTCTTCTCCGCGTTTCCCGACTGGCGCTGGCGCCGCATCCAACTCATCGTCGAAGACGACCGCGTGGCGGCACACCTCCGCGGAAGCGGCACGCACCTCGGAGCCTTCCGCGGCATCGCACCGACCCGTCGGCACGCGAACGTCGCCGAGTTCGCTATGTATCGCGTGGCGAAGGGGCGCATCACCGAGTTCTCCGGCTTGACCGACCTTCACGAGCTCCTCGGTCAGCTCCAGGGCTAG
- a CDS encoding RNA polymerase sigma factor has translation MEAVLRENQGALLGYFQRRIPNSEDAAEAYGELLLTAWRIRRRMPKDPLHARMWLYGVARNIVRSEQRTLARHSDAVKQLRAQASLDISAVPDGEHADLRDAIAALDEEDAELIRLTYWDGLPSHEAAAILGINPSTARSRLTRLKTALRAAVEESTAQIGERHV, from the coding sequence ATGGAAGCGGTGCTCCGCGAGAACCAAGGTGCCTTGCTCGGCTACTTCCAACGTCGCATTCCTAACTCGGAGGATGCTGCAGAGGCGTACGGCGAACTTCTCCTGACCGCCTGGCGTATCCGTCGGCGCATGCCGAAGGATCCGCTCCACGCACGGATGTGGCTATACGGCGTCGCGAGGAACATCGTCCGAAGCGAGCAACGGACTCTCGCCCGTCACTCTGACGCCGTCAAGCAGCTGCGCGCCCAAGCCTCCCTTGACATCTCCGCAGTGCCAGACGGTGAACACGCAGACCTGAGAGATGCGATCGCCGCTCTCGATGAAGAAGATGCCGAACTCATCCGCCTCACCTACTGGGACGGGCTCCCATCGCACGAGGCGGCGGCAATCCTCGGGATCAACCCCTCCACGGCGCGGTCCCGGCTAACGAGGCTCAAGACAGCGCTACGCGCGGCTGTCGAGGAAAGCACAGCTCAGATCGGAGAGCGTCATGTATGA
- a CDS encoding methionine ABC transporter ATP-binding protein: MVSTGTAIVEFQDVTKHHDAGSDARPALDGISLSIRQGEIFGVIGESGAGKTTLLELINGLTTPTSGSLTVQGVDVTRLRRRGLRRLRQGIGVVFQGIHLLSNRTVRANVALPLQLAHRGDGAALTRAEERGAVDEILAFVGLSHRADHFPAQLSGGERQRVGLARALVSRPALLLCDEPTSSLDASTTAEILRVLSDARDKLGTTVVVITHDLDVVKAICDRAALLERGRLRELIPVIKSDYRSLPTYYEQVKRELMP; the protein is encoded by the coding sequence ATGGTCTCCACCGGCACCGCGATCGTGGAGTTCCAGGACGTCACCAAGCACCACGACGCAGGCTCCGATGCGCGCCCGGCGCTGGACGGCATCAGCCTCAGCATCCGGCAGGGCGAGATCTTCGGGGTCATCGGCGAGAGCGGCGCGGGCAAGACCACGCTCCTCGAACTCATCAACGGGCTGACGACGCCGACGTCCGGCTCCCTCACCGTGCAGGGCGTGGATGTCACCCGGCTGCGCCGCCGCGGACTGCGCCGGCTGCGGCAGGGCATCGGTGTCGTGTTCCAGGGAATCCACCTCCTGAGCAATCGCACGGTGCGGGCCAACGTCGCCCTCCCCCTGCAGCTCGCACACCGAGGCGACGGCGCGGCCCTCACGCGCGCCGAGGAGCGCGGCGCCGTCGACGAGATCCTCGCGTTCGTGGGGCTGTCGCACCGCGCCGACCACTTCCCCGCACAGCTCAGCGGCGGCGAGCGGCAGCGCGTGGGACTGGCCCGGGCGCTGGTCTCCCGGCCCGCGCTCCTGCTGTGCGATGAGCCGACCTCGTCGCTGGATGCCTCGACCACCGCCGAGATCCTGCGGGTGCTCTCCGATGCCCGAGACAAGCTCGGCACCACCGTGGTGGTCATCACGCACGACCTGGATGTCGTCAAGGCGATCTGCGACCGTGCGGCTCTTCTCGAGCGGGGGCGCCTGCGCGAGCTGATCCCGGTCATCAAGAGCGACTACCGCAGCCTGCCGACCTACTACGAGCAGGTCAAGCGGGAGCTGATGCCGTGA
- a CDS encoding TIGR03885 family FMN-dependent LLM class oxidoreductase, with amino-acid sequence MVFLGFHASHEQIPPSRLLDDVVAAEAAGFDGAMCSDHIAPWGVRQGESGFALSWLGAALARTDFSIGFVNAPGQRYHPVVVAQAYATLEEMFPGRFWAALGSGEAMNEHVTGQPWPPKHERNERLAESVSVIHRLLRGEEVDHDGLVRVHEARLWTLPAEPPPLYATAVSPETAGWAASWAEGLATVLQTPDALREVVSAYGSAGGKGPRILQLHLSWAETDAEALAIARDQWSNGVVTPPATWNIEQPEQFDAAAGEPEDHELREALFISPDLDELAERIAEVTRIGFDRVYLHHVGQDQAPFLAAARERLLPRVRELL; translated from the coding sequence ATGGTGTTCCTCGGATTCCACGCCTCGCATGAACAGATTCCGCCCAGCCGGCTCCTCGACGACGTCGTGGCGGCCGAAGCCGCCGGGTTCGACGGCGCGATGTGCTCCGATCACATTGCGCCGTGGGGCGTCCGCCAGGGCGAGTCGGGCTTCGCGCTGAGCTGGCTCGGGGCAGCACTCGCCCGCACCGACTTCTCCATCGGCTTCGTCAACGCCCCCGGCCAGCGCTACCACCCGGTCGTGGTCGCGCAGGCGTACGCGACGCTGGAGGAGATGTTCCCCGGCCGGTTCTGGGCCGCCCTCGGCAGCGGCGAGGCGATGAACGAGCACGTCACGGGGCAGCCGTGGCCGCCCAAGCACGAGCGAAACGAGCGCCTCGCCGAGAGCGTGTCGGTCATCCACCGGCTGCTGCGCGGGGAAGAGGTCGACCACGATGGGCTCGTCCGCGTCCACGAGGCCCGCCTGTGGACGCTGCCGGCCGAACCGCCGCCGCTGTACGCCACCGCCGTGAGCCCCGAGACCGCCGGATGGGCGGCATCCTGGGCCGAGGGCCTCGCAACGGTCCTGCAGACCCCCGACGCCCTCCGCGAGGTCGTCTCCGCCTACGGCTCGGCGGGCGGGAAGGGCCCGCGCATCCTGCAGCTGCATCTGAGCTGGGCCGAGACGGATGCCGAGGCCCTCGCCATCGCGCGCGACCAGTGGAGCAACGGCGTCGTGACACCCCCGGCGACGTGGAACATCGAGCAGCCCGAGCAGTTCGACGCCGCGGCGGGCGAGCCGGAGGATCACGAGTTGCGGGAGGCGCTGTTCATCTCCCCCGACCTCGACGAGCTGGCCGAGCGGATCGCCGAGGTCACGCGGATCGGCTTCGACCGCGTGTACCTCCATCACGTCGGCCAAGATCAGGCGCCGTTCCTCGCGGCGGCGCGCGAGCGCCTGCTCCCGCGAGTGCGGGAGCTGCTGTGA
- a CDS encoding OsmC family protein, whose product MSARYRTAAVNRDGGDGVSSVIGGLEVAVSSPLAPDFDPAASNPEQLLALAWVTCLNATAQAVVAGERRTAVRVEVELHPSPAGSGYEFLVDAYLSAEGASMDETADILAAAHARCPVSKLVAAASTAHVHPEAYGAG is encoded by the coding sequence GTGAGTGCGAGGTACCGGACGGCCGCCGTCAACCGCGATGGCGGGGACGGTGTCAGCAGTGTGATCGGTGGACTCGAGGTGGCGGTGTCGTCTCCACTGGCGCCGGACTTCGATCCCGCTGCATCCAATCCGGAGCAGCTGCTCGCGCTGGCGTGGGTCACGTGCCTGAACGCCACGGCGCAAGCGGTGGTCGCGGGGGAGCGGCGCACCGCGGTGCGCGTGGAGGTGGAGCTGCATCCGTCCCCCGCGGGCTCGGGGTACGAATTCCTTGTGGACGCCTACCTCTCGGCGGAAGGCGCGTCGATGGATGAGACCGCGGACATCCTCGCCGCCGCGCACGCGCGGTGCCCGGTGTCGAAGCTGGTGGCGGCAGCATCCACCGCCCACGTGCATCCGGAGGCGTACGGCGCGGGCTGA